A region from the Streptomyces sp. 3214.6 genome encodes:
- the miaB gene encoding tRNA (N6-isopentenyl adenosine(37)-C2)-methylthiotransferase MiaB produces the protein MTSSSDRSLAVDVHAPKSYEIRTYGCQMNVHDSERLSGLLEEAGYVRAPEGSDGDADVVVFNTCAVRENADNRLYGNLGRLAPMKSKRPGMQIAVGGCLAQKDRDTIVKKAPWVDVVFGTHNIGKLPVLLERARVQEEAQVEIAESLEAFPSTLPTRRESAYAAWVSISVGCNNTCTFCIVPALRGKEKDRRTGDILAEIEALVGEGVSEITLLGQNVNAYGSDIGDREAFSKLLRACGAIEGLERVRFTSPHPRDFTDDVIAAMAETPNVMPQLHMPLQSGSDTVLKAMRRSYRQERYLGIIEKVRSAIPHAAITTDIIVGFPGETEEDFEQTLHTVREARFAQAFTFQYSKRPGTPAATMEDQIPKEVVQARYERLVALQEEISWEENKKQVGRTLELMVAEGEGRKDGATHRLSGRAPDNRLVHFTKPEQEVRPGDVVTVEITYAAPHHLLAEGAVLDVRRTRAGDAWEKRTAEKAAKPAGVLLGLPKIGVPAPLPVATGSGCGCD, from the coding sequence ATGACCAGCAGCAGCGACCGGAGCCTCGCAGTGGACGTTCACGCACCCAAGAGCTATGAAATCCGCACTTACGGGTGCCAGATGAACGTCCATGACTCCGAGCGATTGTCCGGGCTGCTCGAAGAGGCCGGCTATGTGCGCGCCCCCGAGGGGTCGGACGGCGACGCCGACGTCGTCGTGTTCAACACCTGCGCGGTCCGCGAGAACGCCGACAACCGGCTCTACGGCAACCTCGGCCGGCTCGCGCCGATGAAGTCGAAGCGTCCCGGGATGCAGATCGCGGTCGGCGGCTGCCTCGCGCAGAAGGACCGCGACACCATCGTCAAGAAGGCGCCCTGGGTGGACGTCGTCTTCGGCACGCACAACATCGGCAAGCTGCCGGTCCTACTGGAACGTGCGCGCGTGCAGGAAGAGGCGCAGGTCGAGATCGCCGAGTCCCTGGAGGCGTTCCCCTCCACGCTGCCGACGCGGCGCGAGAGCGCCTACGCGGCCTGGGTGTCGATCTCCGTCGGCTGCAACAACACCTGCACCTTCTGCATCGTCCCGGCCCTGCGCGGCAAGGAGAAGGACCGTCGCACCGGCGACATCCTCGCCGAGATCGAGGCGCTGGTCGGCGAGGGCGTCTCGGAGATCACGCTGCTCGGCCAGAACGTCAACGCCTACGGCTCCGACATCGGCGACCGTGAGGCCTTCAGCAAGCTGCTGCGCGCGTGCGGCGCGATCGAGGGGCTGGAGCGCGTCCGCTTCACCTCCCCGCACCCGCGCGACTTCACCGACGACGTCATCGCCGCCATGGCCGAGACGCCCAATGTCATGCCGCAGCTGCACATGCCCCTGCAGTCGGGTTCGGACACGGTCCTGAAGGCGATGCGCCGGTCGTACCGGCAGGAGCGCTACCTCGGGATCATCGAGAAGGTCCGCTCCGCCATCCCGCACGCGGCGATCACCACCGACATCATCGTGGGCTTCCCCGGCGAGACCGAGGAGGACTTCGAGCAGACCCTCCACACGGTCCGCGAGGCCCGCTTCGCACAGGCCTTCACCTTCCAGTACTCCAAGCGCCCCGGCACCCCGGCCGCGACCATGGAGGACCAGATCCCCAAGGAGGTCGTGCAGGCGCGCTACGAGCGCCTCGTCGCCCTCCAGGAGGAGATCTCCTGGGAGGAGAACAAGAAGCAGGTCGGCCGGACCCTGGAGCTGATGGTCGCCGAGGGCGAGGGCCGCAAGGACGGCGCCACCCACCGCCTCTCCGGCCGCGCCCCCGACAACCGCCTGGTCCACTTCACCAAGCCGGAGCAGGAGGTGCGCCCGGGCGACGTGGTGACGGTCGAGATCACCTACGCCGCCCCGCACCACCTCCTCGCCGAGGGCGCCGTCCTGGACGTGCGCCGCACGCGCGCGGGGGACGCATGGGAGAAGCGCACCGCGGAGAAGGCGGCGAAGCCGGCCGGTGTCCTGCTGGGGCTGCCCAAGATCGGGGTGCCCGCCCCGCTCCCGGTGGCCACGGGCAGCGGCTGCGGCTGCGACTGA
- a CDS encoding response regulator — translation MPPTAGASPTAPASHGSPAAPTRVLLADDHTLVRRGVRLILDGEPDLTVVAEAGDGAEAVERARAGDIDLAVLDVAMPRMTGLQAARELSRRLPELPLLILTMYDNEQYFFEALKAGAGGYVLKSVADRDLVEACRAVVRDEPFIYPGAERALVRSYLDRLHRGDGVEGLPERPVTEREEEILKLVAEGHTSREIGALLFISAKTVERHRANLLHKLGMRDRLELTRYAIRAGLIDP, via the coding sequence ATGCCACCCACCGCAGGGGCCTCGCCCACCGCACCAGCCTCGCACGGGTCACCCGCCGCGCCGACCCGTGTCCTCCTCGCCGACGATCACACACTCGTTCGTCGGGGCGTGCGGCTCATCCTGGACGGCGAGCCCGATCTGACGGTGGTCGCCGAGGCCGGGGACGGGGCCGAGGCGGTCGAGCGCGCCCGGGCGGGGGACATCGACCTGGCCGTCCTCGACGTGGCCATGCCCCGGATGACCGGTCTGCAGGCGGCCCGTGAACTCTCCCGCCGCCTCCCGGAGCTGCCCCTGCTCATCCTCACGATGTACGACAACGAGCAGTACTTCTTCGAGGCCCTCAAGGCCGGAGCCGGCGGGTACGTCCTGAAGTCGGTCGCCGACCGGGACCTGGTCGAGGCCTGCCGGGCCGTGGTGCGCGACGAGCCGTTCATCTATCCGGGCGCCGAGCGGGCCCTCGTCCGCTCCTACCTGGACCGACTGCACCGAGGCGACGGCGTGGAGGGCCTGCCCGAGCGACCTGTCACCGAACGCGAAGAGGAGATCCTCAAGCTCGTGGCGGAGGGCCACACCTCCAGGGAGATCGGCGCGCTGCTGTTCATCAGCGCCAAGACCGTCGAACGGCACCGCGCCAACCTCCTGCACAAGCTCGGCATGCGCGACCGCCTGGAGCTCACCCGCTACGCGATCCGCGCCGGCCTCATCGACCCCTGA
- a CDS encoding sensor histidine kinase, translating into MSLFWRIFVLNAVALVVAAALLLGPVTVSTPILPGEVLVVVAGLVALLTVNAVVLRIGLAPLGRLGRAMADADLLRPGARAVVSGPVETAELITTYNAMLDRLEAERAASTAGALSAQERERHRIARELHDEVGQTLTAVLLQLKRVADRAPEDLREDLSQAQEATRAGLDEIRRIARRLRPGVLDELGLLSALRSLAAEFTTPGLTVRHDLRTGLPPLTEETELVLYRVAQEALTNTARHSGADRAELRLSPVADGVELLVRDNGRGLDAAAGKGAGIRGMRERALLIGATLSVSSRADGGGVATARGTAGGTDGASAGGTDVRLRAATGADRADATLPAPPGDHG; encoded by the coding sequence GTGTCGCTGTTCTGGCGGATCTTCGTCCTCAACGCCGTCGCTCTGGTCGTGGCGGCCGCACTGCTGCTGGGTCCGGTCACCGTCTCCACGCCGATACTGCCGGGCGAGGTGCTCGTCGTCGTGGCCGGACTGGTCGCCCTGCTGACCGTCAACGCGGTCGTGCTGCGCATCGGCCTGGCCCCGCTGGGACGACTGGGCCGGGCCATGGCCGACGCCGACCTGCTGCGTCCCGGCGCCCGTGCCGTGGTCTCCGGACCGGTCGAGACGGCCGAGCTGATCACCACGTACAACGCCATGCTGGACCGGCTGGAGGCGGAACGGGCCGCCAGCACGGCCGGGGCGCTGTCCGCCCAGGAACGCGAGCGCCACCGCATCGCCCGCGAACTCCACGACGAGGTCGGCCAGACCCTCACCGCCGTGTTGCTCCAGCTCAAACGGGTCGCCGACCGAGCCCCGGAGGACCTGCGCGAGGACCTGAGCCAGGCGCAGGAGGCCACCCGGGCGGGCCTCGACGAGATCCGCCGCATCGCCCGCCGGCTGCGCCCCGGCGTCCTCGACGAGCTCGGCCTGCTCAGCGCGCTGCGCTCACTGGCCGCAGAGTTCACCACCCCGGGACTGACGGTGCGCCACGACCTGCGCACCGGTCTGCCCCCGCTGACCGAGGAGACGGAACTCGTGCTCTACCGCGTGGCCCAGGAAGCCCTCACCAACACCGCCCGGCACTCCGGCGCCGACCGCGCCGAACTCCGGCTGAGCCCCGTCGCCGACGGCGTCGAACTCCTCGTACGGGACAACGGCAGGGGCCTGGACGCGGCGGCCGGGAAGGGCGCCGGCATCCGGGGGATGCGCGAACGGGCCCTGTTGATCGGGGCGACCCTCAGCGTCTCGTCGAGGGCGGACGGCGGCGGGGTCGCGACGGCCCGCGGGACGGCCGGTGGGACGGACGGGGCGTCGGCAGGTGGGACAGACGTACGGCTGCGGGCGGCGACGGGCGCCGACCGGGCGGACGCCACGCTCCCGGCCCCTCCCGGAGACCACGGATGA
- a CDS encoding TrkA C-terminal domain-containing protein — MSAPRLRTTPLPGIGVQYDLVTREQRHLSVVAHRDGTRTVSVYRADDPDSCAQSLHLTGAEAGSLIDALMPSHHSASLLYTTDLGLVAERVEVAATSRWNGRLLGDTRMRTETGASIVAVLRRAEAIPSPAPDFRLAGGDTLIVIGTREGVDAAAAILGRE; from the coding sequence GTGTCTGCGCCACGCCTCCGGACGACACCGCTGCCAGGAATCGGGGTCCAGTACGACCTCGTGACGCGGGAGCAGCGCCACCTGTCGGTGGTGGCGCACCGCGACGGCACTCGAACGGTCAGCGTGTACCGGGCCGACGATCCCGACTCCTGCGCGCAGTCGCTGCACCTGACCGGCGCCGAGGCGGGCTCGCTGATCGACGCGCTGATGCCGTCCCATCACAGCGCGAGCCTGCTCTACACCACGGACCTGGGGCTGGTCGCCGAGCGCGTCGAGGTGGCGGCGACCTCGCGCTGGAACGGGCGGCTGCTGGGCGACACCCGGATGCGCACGGAGACCGGTGCCTCGATCGTGGCGGTGCTGCGGCGGGCCGAGGCGATTCCGTCCCCGGCGCCGGACTTCCGTCTCGCGGGCGGAGACACCCTCATCGTCATCGGCACCCGCGAGGGCGTGGACGCGGCCGCGGCGATACTCGGGCGGGAGTGA
- a CDS encoding cation:proton antiporter, whose amino-acid sequence MHSAVLLIEFGSIILGLGLLGRFAARFSFSPIPLYLLAGLAFGEGGLLPLGASEEFVATGAEIGVILLLLMLGLEYTASDLVSNLKAHYPAGLVDCALNAVPGAAAALLLGWGPVAAVVLAGVTWISSSGVIAKVLGDLGRVGNRETPVILSVLVLEDLAMAVYLPIVTALVAGVGLAAGSVTLAIALGVAGLVLFAAVRYGRVISRFVSSDDPEKLLLVVLGLTILVAGVAQQLQVSAAVGAFLVGIALSGEAAEGAHTLLSPLRDLFAAIFFVFFGLHTDPASIPPVLLPALALAAVTAATKIATGYWAARRAGISVKGRWRAGGALVARGEFSIVIAGLAVTAGIEPSLGPLATAYVLILVVLGPLTARYTEPLAARWARRRRPRDGGTAEPLPEARHQTPVGD is encoded by the coding sequence GTGCACTCCGCCGTCCTGTTGATCGAGTTCGGTTCCATCATCCTGGGCCTCGGCCTGCTCGGCCGGTTCGCCGCCCGCTTCAGCTTCTCGCCGATCCCGCTGTACCTGCTGGCCGGCCTTGCCTTCGGCGAGGGCGGGCTGCTGCCGCTCGGCGCGAGCGAGGAGTTCGTCGCCACCGGCGCCGAGATCGGCGTGATTCTTTTGCTGCTGATGCTCGGCCTGGAGTACACGGCGAGCGATCTGGTCTCCAACCTCAAGGCCCACTATCCGGCGGGGCTCGTGGACTGCGCCCTGAACGCCGTGCCGGGTGCGGCCGCCGCGCTGCTGCTGGGCTGGGGGCCGGTGGCGGCCGTGGTGCTCGCGGGCGTCACCTGGATCTCGTCGTCCGGGGTGATCGCCAAGGTGCTGGGCGACCTGGGCCGGGTCGGCAACCGGGAGACGCCGGTGATCCTCAGCGTGCTGGTCCTGGAGGACCTGGCCATGGCGGTCTACCTACCCATCGTCACCGCCCTGGTGGCCGGGGTCGGGCTGGCGGCCGGCAGTGTGACCCTGGCGATCGCGCTGGGCGTCGCGGGGCTGGTGCTGTTCGCGGCGGTGCGGTACGGCCGGGTCATCTCCCGTTTCGTGTCGAGCGACGACCCGGAGAAGCTGCTCCTCGTCGTGCTGGGGCTGACGATCCTGGTCGCCGGTGTGGCGCAGCAGCTGCAGGTGTCGGCGGCCGTGGGGGCGTTCCTGGTGGGCATCGCGCTGTCCGGGGAAGCCGCGGAGGGCGCGCACACCCTGCTGAGCCCGCTGCGGGATCTGTTCGCGGCCATCTTCTTCGTCTTCTTCGGACTGCACACCGACCCGGCGAGCATCCCTCCCGTCCTCCTGCCCGCCCTCGCGCTGGCGGCCGTCACCGCCGCGACGAAGATCGCCACCGGTTACTGGGCGGCGCGGCGGGCCGGGATCTCGGTCAAGGGGCGCTGGCGGGCGGGCGGTGCGCTGGTGGCGCGCGGGGAGTTCTCGATCGTCATCGCCGGACTCGCTGTCACCGCCGGAATCGAGCCGTCCCTGGGACCGCTGGCGACGGCTTACGTCCTGATCCTGGTCGTCCTCGGCCCGCTCACCGCCCGCTACACGGAGCCACTGGCGGCTCGGTGGGCTCGGCGCCGCAGGCCCCGCGACGGCGGCACGGCGGAGCCGCTGCCCGAGGCACGGCACCAGACCCCGGTGGGCGACTGA
- a CDS encoding MazG nucleotide pyrophosphohydrolase domain-containing protein: protein MSSSSPADLVREFHRAFGLDARSTPTEVAAGLAAHRGELLAEEAAEVAEVSVSGPLDRLAHELADVVYVAYGTALVHGIDLDAVLAEIHRSNVTKLGPDGQVARRADGKVLKGEHYEAPDVSAVLRRQGWIRGGAA from the coding sequence ATGAGCTCTTCCTCGCCCGCCGACCTGGTCCGTGAGTTCCACCGCGCCTTCGGCCTCGACGCCCGCAGTACGCCCACGGAGGTGGCGGCCGGCCTCGCCGCGCACCGCGGGGAGCTGCTCGCCGAAGAGGCCGCAGAGGTCGCCGAGGTGTCGGTGAGCGGCCCGCTGGACCGGCTCGCGCACGAGCTGGCCGACGTCGTCTACGTCGCGTACGGCACGGCCCTGGTGCACGGCATCGATCTCGACGCGGTGCTCGCCGAGATCCACCGTTCCAACGTGACCAAGCTGGGCCCCGACGGCCAGGTCGCCCGCCGCGCCGACGGCAAGGTCCTCAAGGGGGAGCACTACGAGGCGCCGGACGTGTCCGCGGTGCTGCGCCGCCAGGGCTGGATACGCGGCGGCGCGGCCTGA
- a CDS encoding TAXI family TRAP transporter solute-binding subunit, with the protein MSKVFSRVGRRRALQGAAVGAVVLGLLLWWLQPLGEEPPHGSITFSTGTTSGVYYEYGTRLRAELARDMPDLNVKLTTSNGSQENVARVAAGQADFTIAAADAVETYERQHPGSAARLRGVARLYDDYVQLVVPRDSAIRSVADLRGRTVATGLPRSGVRLIAERVLQAAGLDPSKDIKAESEGIDTGPEKLKQGKIDAFFWSGGLPTAGLETLADSFNFRFVPIGPELVALMHRKDDSTGYYRATNMPESAYPTIQDGSTVATIAVSNLLMTRTNMAPRLTEWLTRTVIKSRDGIGAHVHSAQLVDLRTAIYTDPLKLHEGARRYYRSVKP; encoded by the coding sequence ATGTCCAAGGTGTTCTCGCGTGTCGGCAGGCGCCGTGCCCTGCAGGGCGCGGCCGTCGGTGCCGTCGTCCTCGGGCTGTTGCTGTGGTGGCTGCAGCCGCTGGGCGAGGAGCCGCCGCACGGGTCGATCACCTTCAGCACGGGCACGACCAGCGGCGTCTACTACGAGTACGGCACCCGGCTGCGCGCCGAGCTCGCCAGAGACATGCCCGACCTGAATGTGAAGCTGACGACGAGCAACGGATCGCAGGAGAACGTCGCGCGCGTGGCGGCCGGCCAGGCCGACTTCACCATCGCCGCGGCCGATGCGGTGGAGACGTACGAGCGGCAGCACCCCGGCTCGGCTGCCCGACTGCGCGGGGTGGCCCGCCTGTACGACGACTACGTCCAGCTGGTGGTGCCGCGCGACTCGGCCATCCGGTCCGTCGCGGATCTGCGGGGCAGGACCGTGGCGACGGGGCTGCCCCGCTCAGGTGTTCGACTGATCGCCGAGCGGGTGCTTCAGGCGGCGGGCCTGGACCCGTCGAAGGACATCAAGGCCGAGTCGGAGGGCATCGACACCGGTCCGGAGAAGCTGAAGCAGGGCAAGATCGACGCGTTCTTCTGGTCCGGCGGGCTGCCGACGGCCGGCCTGGAGACGCTGGCCGACAGCTTCAACTTCCGGTTCGTGCCGATCGGCCCCGAGCTCGTCGCCCTGATGCACCGCAAGGACGACTCCACCGGCTACTACCGGGCCACGAACATGCCCGAGTCGGCCTACCCCACCATCCAGGACGGCTCTACCGTGGCGACGATCGCGGTGTCCAACCTGCTGATGACGCGCACGAACATGGCTCCGCGACTCACGGAATGGCTGACCCGGACCGTGATCAAGAGCCGGGACGGCATCGGCGCGCATGTGCACTCTGCCCAGCTGGTCGATCTGCGCACGGCCATCTACACCGACCCTCTCAAGCTGCACGAGGGCGCCCGCCGCTACTACCGCTCGGTCAAGCCATAG
- a CDS encoding sensor histidine kinase, whose translation MRTRLLPLLIVLMAAVLLALGVPLAVSVAGAQQQKVVVDRIDDTARFAALAQFVTASSDTGDPAVTPTNERRETLGRELDSYYDVYGIRAGVFYGNDTPMAHAPRDWYLPETGEVREAFEEALLSRRSHDPQQVWPWQRHRLVVASPVIRDGDVVAVVVTDSPTGAMRSRILHGWLVIGAGEIAALLLAIGAALRLTGWVLKPVRVLDATTHSIASGRLKSRVAVAGGPPELRRLAGSFNEMADNVEDVLEQQRAFVADASHQLRNPLAALLLRIELLGYELPEGNEEIASVQSEGKRLAQVLDDLLDLALAEHAEADLRVTDIGALAAERVAAWAPTAEAKGVRLVGDCPPTTAWADPVTLSSALDAVIDNAVKFTPEGKSVEVTVAADGETSTVVVTDNGPGLTDEELARVGDRFWRSGRHQNIKGSGLGLSISKALLAAGGGGLSYAHHEPSGLTATVSVPRTPTS comes from the coding sequence TTGCGTACACGTCTCCTGCCGCTGCTCATCGTCCTGATGGCGGCCGTGCTGCTGGCCCTGGGCGTGCCCTTGGCCGTCAGCGTGGCGGGCGCCCAGCAGCAGAAGGTGGTCGTCGACCGCATCGACGACACCGCGCGCTTCGCGGCGCTCGCCCAGTTCGTCACCGCCTCCTCGGACACAGGCGACCCCGCGGTGACGCCCACGAACGAGCGACGCGAGACGCTCGGCCGGGAGCTCGACAGCTACTACGACGTCTACGGCATTCGTGCCGGCGTCTTCTACGGCAACGACACCCCCATGGCTCATGCCCCGAGGGACTGGTACCTCCCCGAAACGGGTGAGGTGCGGGAAGCCTTCGAGGAGGCGCTGCTCAGCCGTCGCAGCCATGACCCGCAGCAGGTGTGGCCATGGCAGCGCCATCGGCTCGTCGTGGCGTCGCCGGTCATCCGGGACGGCGACGTCGTCGCGGTCGTCGTCACCGACTCGCCCACCGGGGCCATGCGGTCGCGCATCCTGCACGGCTGGCTGGTCATCGGCGCGGGCGAGATTGCCGCGCTGCTGCTGGCCATCGGCGCCGCCCTGCGGCTGACCGGCTGGGTGCTCAAGCCCGTGCGCGTGCTGGACGCCACCACCCACTCGATCGCGAGCGGCCGCCTGAAATCCCGGGTGGCGGTGGCCGGCGGGCCGCCCGAACTACGGCGGCTGGCCGGATCGTTCAACGAGATGGCGGACAACGTCGAGGACGTGCTGGAGCAACAGCGCGCCTTCGTCGCCGACGCCTCGCACCAACTGCGCAACCCGCTCGCCGCCCTGCTGCTGCGCATCGAACTGCTGGGCTACGAACTCCCGGAGGGCAACGAGGAGATCGCCTCCGTCCAGAGCGAGGGCAAACGCCTGGCCCAGGTCCTGGACGACCTGCTCGACCTGGCGCTGGCCGAGCACGCCGAAGCCGACCTGCGGGTCACCGACATCGGCGCGCTGGCCGCCGAACGCGTCGCCGCCTGGGCGCCCACCGCCGAGGCCAAGGGCGTCCGCCTGGTGGGCGACTGCCCGCCCACCACCGCGTGGGCCGACCCGGTGACGCTGTCCAGCGCACTGGACGCGGTGATCGACAACGCGGTGAAGTTCACCCCGGAGGGGAAGAGCGTCGAGGTCACGGTGGCGGCCGACGGCGAGACCTCGACCGTCGTCGTCACCGACAACGGGCCCGGGCTGACCGATGAGGAACTCGCGCGCGTGGGCGACCGCTTCTGGCGCAGCGGGCGCCACCAGAACATCAAGGGTTCGGGCCTGGGCCTGTCCATCTCCAAGGCCCTGCTCGCGGCGGGCGGCGGCGGCCTGTCCTACGCACACCACGAGCCCAGTGGCCTGACGGCGACGGTGTCGGTGCCCAGGACGCCGACGTCGTAG
- a CDS encoding response regulator transcription factor, producing MRLLLVEDDNHVAAALSAVLKRHGFEVTHARSGEEALQALVPEGPGFGVVLLDLGLPDQDGYEVCGKIRKRTATPVIMVTARSDVRSRIHGLNLGADDYVVKPYDTGELLARIHAVSRRTVHEDPAAGGEDALRLGPVQIELPTRRVTVDGSVIQLTRKEFDLLALLAQRPGVVFRREQIISEVWRTSWEGTGRTLEVHVASLRAKLRMPALIETVRGVGYRLVAPAA from the coding sequence ATGAGACTGCTGCTCGTCGAGGACGACAACCATGTCGCCGCCGCCCTGTCCGCGGTCCTGAAACGGCACGGTTTCGAGGTCACACACGCGCGCAGTGGCGAGGAGGCCCTGCAGGCGCTCGTGCCTGAGGGGCCCGGCTTCGGGGTCGTGCTGCTCGACCTGGGACTGCCCGACCAGGACGGGTACGAGGTCTGCGGCAAGATCCGCAAGCGCACCGCCACCCCGGTGATCATGGTGACCGCCCGCTCCGACGTGCGCTCCCGTATCCACGGCCTCAACCTGGGCGCCGACGACTACGTGGTGAAGCCCTACGACACCGGGGAACTGCTCGCCCGGATCCACGCCGTCAGCCGCCGCACGGTCCACGAGGACCCGGCCGCGGGCGGCGAGGACGCGCTGCGCCTGGGCCCCGTGCAGATCGAGCTGCCCACGCGACGCGTCACGGTGGACGGTTCGGTGATCCAACTGACCCGCAAGGAGTTCGACCTCCTGGCGCTGCTCGCCCAGCGCCCCGGTGTGGTCTTCCGCCGGGAGCAGATCATCAGCGAGGTGTGGCGCACCAGCTGGGAGGGAACCGGGCGCACCCTGGAGGTGCATGTGGCCTCCCTGCGCGCCAAGCTGCGCATGCCCGCGCTGATCGAGACCGTGCGCGGCGTCGGCTACCGGCTCGTCGCCCCGGCCGCGTAG
- a CDS encoding amino acid ABC transporter ATP-binding protein, producing the protein MTEVSVAKEDMVASGELVVLKSVNKHFGALHVLQDIDLTIARGEVVVVIGPSGSGKSTLCRTINRLETIDEGTITVDGKPLPQEGKELARLRADVGMVFQSFNLFAHKTVLENVMLGQIKVRKADKKKAEDKARALLDRVGVGTQADKYPAQLSGGQQQRVAIARALAMDPKVMLFDEPTSALDPEMINEVLEVMQQLARDGMTMIVVTHEMGFARSAANRVVFMADGRIVEEAAPDQFFSNPRSDRAKDFLSKILHH; encoded by the coding sequence ATGACCGAAGTATCGGTGGCCAAGGAAGACATGGTCGCGAGCGGTGAACTGGTCGTCCTGAAGAGCGTCAACAAGCACTTCGGCGCGTTGCACGTTCTCCAGGACATCGATCTGACGATCGCGCGCGGCGAGGTCGTCGTGGTCATCGGACCCTCCGGGTCCGGTAAGTCGACCCTGTGCCGCACCATCAACCGCCTGGAGACGATCGACGAGGGCACGATCACGGTCGACGGCAAGCCGCTGCCCCAGGAGGGCAAGGAGCTGGCCCGGCTGCGCGCCGACGTCGGCATGGTCTTCCAGTCGTTCAACCTGTTCGCGCACAAGACGGTGCTCGAGAACGTCATGCTCGGCCAGATCAAGGTCCGCAAGGCCGACAAGAAGAAGGCCGAGGACAAGGCGCGCGCCCTCCTGGACCGGGTCGGCGTGGGCACCCAGGCCGACAAGTACCCGGCGCAGCTGTCGGGCGGCCAGCAACAGCGCGTCGCCATCGCGCGGGCGCTGGCGATGGACCCGAAGGTCATGCTGTTCGACGAGCCGACGTCGGCCCTGGACCCCGAGATGATCAACGAGGTCCTCGAGGTCATGCAGCAGCTGGCCCGGGACGGCATGACCATGATCGTCGTCACCCACGAGATGGGTTTCGCACGATCGGCTGCGAACCGCGTGGTGTTCATGGCGGACGGACGCATCGTCGAAGAGGCTGCGCCCGACCAGTTCTTCAGCAATCCGCGCAGCGACCGCGCCAAGGACTTCCTGTCGAAGATCCTTCACCACTGA